Proteins encoded by one window of Salicibibacter halophilus:
- a CDS encoding universal stress protein encodes MRSYQNILVGIDVHGQEWDKPFEQACVYAMNHDATLHIATVLNTKTYTTQERFDPKLKELKKHAYEMLEKYQQKAKDKGVSQVKTIFDTGSPKARITRHLAPQHDIDLIVVGANQANKAEKFILGSVADGIIREARCDVVTVK; translated from the coding sequence ATGCGTTCATATCAAAATATTTTAGTCGGGATTGATGTTCATGGACAAGAGTGGGACAAGCCTTTTGAACAAGCGTGTGTGTATGCGATGAATCATGATGCCACCTTACATATCGCTACAGTTTTGAATACAAAGACATACACCACTCAGGAACGGTTTGACCCAAAATTGAAAGAACTGAAAAAGCATGCATATGAGATGCTTGAGAAATACCAGCAAAAGGCAAAGGATAAAGGTGTCTCTCAAGTTAAGACGATTTTTGATACTGGCTCCCCAAAAGCACGGATCACCCGACACTTAGCCCCCCAGCATGACATTGATCTCATTGTTGTGGGGGCTAATCAGGCAAATAAAGCAGAGAAGTTCATCTTGGGAAGTGTGGCTGATGGGATTATTCGAGAGGCTCGATGTGACGTAGTTACGGTAAAGTAA
- a CDS encoding Ger(x)C family spore germination protein, translating into MFQRFQKEKISQQKVIKRMSIFSFMVMFLVGGCSPASHHVEEILYIQAQGHDLEDGEHRTTGLSTIFMAAEDALPENKTINVSGESLETVYDSLQAESPRYVDTGRTRVHLFHEDFASQEGVFDTLDRVQKNPMINQDMEVAITREPARDMLEGEYDFQLPIFRYLQNLIEQNQEEQMPQTSLHDFLYNYYAEGADAYMPMLEQKEGHVGVVGLALFQDDRLVDELNLEDTQMFRGLIESTEEGTVHMKLNENKGVTFHRLSSDSDWTINQEPDGTHVQVDLEINGAVRQTYGIEGYEQENIEQLEQTATEEFERRMSELIQYFQDRNIDPIGIGERVGQNVRGLDIQQWEEEVYPDVDVEVNVDFTIENTGAVE; encoded by the coding sequence ATGTTTCAGCGATTTCAAAAAGAAAAAATAAGCCAACAGAAGGTGATTAAACGGATGAGTATCTTTTCCTTTATGGTCATGTTTCTTGTAGGAGGTTGCAGCCCTGCGTCTCACCATGTGGAAGAGATCCTATATATTCAGGCACAGGGCCATGATTTGGAGGACGGAGAACACCGGACCACTGGTTTAAGTACCATTTTTATGGCTGCGGAAGATGCGTTGCCGGAAAACAAAACGATCAACGTGTCCGGGGAATCACTAGAAACCGTTTATGATTCCCTTCAAGCAGAATCGCCCCGCTATGTTGACACGGGTCGAACGCGCGTGCATTTGTTTCATGAAGATTTCGCCTCCCAAGAGGGCGTTTTTGATACCCTTGATAGGGTTCAAAAGAACCCTATGATCAACCAAGACATGGAGGTAGCAATCACACGAGAACCTGCGCGGGACATGTTAGAGGGGGAATACGATTTTCAACTACCTATCTTTCGTTATTTACAGAATTTGATTGAACAAAATCAGGAGGAGCAGATGCCTCAAACGAGTTTGCATGACTTTCTGTATAATTACTACGCGGAAGGGGCAGATGCTTACATGCCAATGCTTGAACAAAAAGAGGGCCATGTGGGGGTTGTTGGTTTAGCATTATTTCAAGATGATAGGCTTGTTGACGAGCTCAATCTCGAGGATACCCAGATGTTTCGGGGGCTCATCGAGTCTACGGAGGAAGGTACCGTCCATATGAAGCTTAATGAAAACAAAGGGGTAACGTTCCATCGCCTTTCCAGCGATTCGGACTGGACGATCAACCAAGAACCGGACGGCACCCATGTGCAGGTGGATCTGGAAATTAATGGGGCGGTGCGGCAAACGTATGGCATTGAAGGCTATGAGCAAGAAAATATTGAGCAATTGGAGCAGACTGCCACGGAAGAATTTGAACGCCGAATGAGTGAGCTCATCCAATATTTTCAGGATCGAAACATTGATCCCATCGGTATTGGGGAACGAGTTGGGCAGAACGTCAGAGGCCTCGATATTCAACAGTGGGAAGAAGAAGTCTATCCGGACGTAGACGTCGAGGTCAATGTCGATTTTACCATTGAAAACACGGGAGCAGTGGAATAA
- a CDS encoding DUF3231 family protein — MATTHNAPLSSAEIAQIWASYQEDTMSICTLRYFLETVEDPDITALLQHALELSQSHIPQLTDFFNGENWPVPKGFTEADVNLSAPRLYTDGFMLMSLLMMGIVGVNGYSAAVGSSVRFDVHDYYSRCMSETVDLHKQAVDLLLEKGMFVRAPEITPPDQIDFVTNHDFLGKWMGDNRPLTAMETGNLYANSQRNIMGKSLLIGFSQVAQDPEIRKHMVKGKEIAEKHVDVFSSKLNQDDLPASTTSDAGVTDATVAPFSDKLMMFYTSGLIATSIGYYGTAMAMSPRKDLITDYSRLTAEIMKYSAESAKIMIDYGWMEEPPKAKDRDQLAQKKNQ, encoded by the coding sequence ATGGCCACAACACATAACGCACCTTTATCATCTGCAGAAATCGCACAAATCTGGGCATCTTACCAAGAAGACACTATGTCTATTTGTACGCTAAGATACTTTTTAGAAACGGTTGAAGACCCTGACATTACTGCGTTACTTCAACATGCCCTGGAGTTGTCCCAATCACACATCCCTCAACTCACGGATTTTTTTAATGGTGAAAACTGGCCCGTTCCTAAGGGCTTTACGGAGGCTGACGTTAACTTGAGTGCCCCGCGATTATATACGGATGGTTTTATGCTGATGTCCTTGCTAATGATGGGGATAGTAGGGGTGAATGGATACAGTGCGGCTGTTGGATCATCCGTACGCTTTGATGTGCATGATTACTATTCAAGATGTATGTCAGAAACCGTCGACCTTCATAAACAGGCCGTCGATCTTTTGCTGGAAAAAGGGATGTTTGTCCGTGCCCCTGAGATAACACCACCGGATCAGATCGATTTTGTGACCAATCACGATTTCCTCGGAAAGTGGATGGGAGACAATCGCCCTCTTACAGCTATGGAAACGGGGAACCTTTATGCTAACAGTCAACGTAATATAATGGGAAAGTCACTGCTCATTGGATTTAGCCAGGTGGCACAAGATCCGGAGATTCGTAAACATATGGTGAAGGGAAAGGAAATTGCCGAAAAACACGTAGATGTCTTTAGCTCAAAACTCAATCAAGATGATCTTCCGGCTTCTACTACTTCCGATGCAGGCGTCACCGATGCCACGGTCGCTCCTTTCTCAGACAAGCTCATGATGTTTTACACCAGTGGCCTTATCGCCACGAGTATCGGGTATTACGGCACCGCCATGGCCATGAGTCCACGAAAAGACCTCATCACCGATTATTCTCGCTTAACAGCCGAAATCATGAAATACTCTGCGGAAAGTGCCAAAATCATGATTGACTACGGTTGGATGGAAGAACCACCAAAAGCAAAGGACAGAGACCAGTTGGCGCAGAAAAAGAATCAATGA
- a CDS encoding CBO0543 family protein translates to MRGNKVERFVLHGTLMITLMALPILLLRKRSSIKDWVIAYLFNGITNGIIDNILASYKVLAYPVRHFPKLFNTSLLFDVLVYPTFTVFFNQWTDKDKPKIIFLKLLALTIPANLVEWLIEKKTNLVKWNKGWNFWYSLISSTLKSLITKSFVVFVRKVSDKHDW, encoded by the coding sequence ATGAGAGGGAATAAAGTTGAGCGATTCGTTTTGCATGGTACCTTGATGATTACATTAATGGCCCTACCCATTTTACTCCTAAGGAAACGATCCTCAATAAAAGATTGGGTAATCGCTTATTTGTTCAATGGGATCACCAATGGGATCATAGATAATATCCTTGCTTCTTACAAAGTACTTGCCTATCCCGTTCGTCACTTTCCGAAATTATTTAACACAAGTTTGCTATTTGATGTTCTTGTATATCCCACATTTACCGTTTTTTTTAATCAATGGACGGATAAAGATAAGCCAAAGATAATTTTTTTAAAATTACTTGCCTTAACCATTCCAGCAAATTTGGTTGAATGGCTGATAGAAAAGAAAACAAACTTAGTCAAATGGAATAAGGGATGGAACTTTTGGTATTCCTTGATCAGTTCTACCTTGAAGTCTTTAATAACAAAAAGTTTTGTAGTGTTTGTAAGAAAAGTAAGTGATAAACATGATTGGTAA
- a CDS encoding GerAB/ArcD/ProY family transporter yields MPSQLITRQVSPFFAFFIVAIITIALSIFSFQRTLVSTAGHDGWMAIILSALMVHVMIGLMYKMLNQHHTIVDVQKQVFGKVLGTCLSIYWIFYFTLYAMVDLVSYVEIIRTWIYPEVAPGVFFFLLLFITYLLAMAGFRAIVGISVLAILVTPPFLLFSRWPYSQTQWGSLFPIGNHSLGDLWAATQDMTYPFLGIEILLMAFPFIREAQQSHKWAQLGVTFSTIIYLVSFILPVLYFHEHHLATILWPMLSLWRIEYFGISLWILTLLPNLAFQLWAASRVAKQTIHIYQSHAVRGLSLLIFGSAFFFTTHFEIESISSFTFDVGFYTFFVYLPLLFLLQTIITRRDSA; encoded by the coding sequence ATGCCATCTCAATTGATCACGAGACAAGTTTCCCCATTTTTTGCTTTTTTTATCGTGGCGATTATTACTATCGCTTTGTCTATTTTTTCCTTTCAACGCACCCTGGTTTCTACTGCCGGTCATGACGGCTGGATGGCGATTATCCTCTCAGCGTTGATGGTTCATGTCATGATCGGGCTTATGTACAAAATGCTCAACCAGCATCATACCATTGTTGATGTCCAAAAACAGGTGTTTGGGAAGGTGCTGGGAACCTGTCTAAGCATCTATTGGATCTTTTACTTCACCCTGTACGCAATGGTTGACCTTGTTTCCTATGTGGAAATTATTCGAACCTGGATTTATCCTGAAGTCGCCCCCGGGGTTTTTTTCTTCTTGCTTCTATTCATAACCTATTTGTTGGCCATGGCAGGTTTTCGAGCGATCGTTGGAATCAGCGTACTGGCGATCCTTGTGACCCCTCCGTTTTTGCTTTTTTCCCGCTGGCCTTACAGCCAAACACAATGGGGGAGTTTGTTTCCGATCGGAAATCATTCCCTTGGGGATCTATGGGCCGCTACGCAGGATATGACGTACCCGTTTTTAGGAATAGAGATCTTGTTGATGGCTTTCCCCTTTATCAGAGAAGCTCAGCAATCCCATAAATGGGCACAGTTGGGGGTAACGTTTAGTACGATCATCTATCTGGTTAGTTTCATCCTCCCCGTCCTCTATTTTCATGAACATCATCTGGCCACGATTCTATGGCCGATGCTATCCCTGTGGAGAATAGAATACTTCGGGATCTCCCTATGGATCCTTACGCTATTGCCGAATTTAGCCTTCCAATTGTGGGCGGCGAGCCGTGTCGCCAAACAGACCATCCATATTTATCAATCCCATGCAGTCCGAGGTCTGTCGCTCCTGATTTTCGGCAGCGCCTTCTTTTTTACCACTCACTTTGAGATCGAGAGTATCTCATCCTTTACATTCGACGTGGGATTTTATACGTTCTTCGTCTACCTTCCCCTCTTATTTCTACTCCAAACGATCATCACCCGAAGAGACTCTGCATAA
- a CDS encoding YitT family protein, protein MKHIALIVIGTLSIALATTLLAMPNQIADGGIVGLSLILYYAFGISPGIVTFLIFVALIGVSVKYLPRHMVYKTLTNVPLLSLFIYLTENLGQPIGDPIVAAIFAGLFIGIGFGLIIQAGSSIGGTSIIALIFNQRFGWDVVLMTFILDGLIVLAGVFVIGPLYTMYTVIALFIGKVASDYVLSGFDAKKAVNIVSLKSLEIQKKITEEMGSSATVFKGYGVYTEEDRKVVYVVLRSQRILYLKRLIMEMDPEAFVVVHNVKDVFGGTFFATPAIEHTIALSSETNDDEGVYQEDPNE, encoded by the coding sequence ATGAAACACATCGCCTTAATTGTCATAGGAACTTTAAGTATTGCTTTAGCAACGACATTGCTCGCCATGCCTAATCAGATCGCAGATGGAGGCATCGTCGGTTTATCATTGATCTTGTACTATGCATTTGGCATCTCACCGGGGATCGTGACATTCTTGATCTTTGTGGCATTAATTGGGGTGAGCGTCAAATACCTCCCACGTCACATGGTGTATAAAACGCTTACCAACGTCCCGCTCCTATCATTGTTTATATATCTCACTGAAAATTTAGGCCAGCCTATTGGCGACCCTATTGTTGCCGCGATTTTTGCAGGTCTTTTTATAGGGATCGGTTTCGGTTTAATTATTCAAGCGGGCAGTTCTATTGGGGGCACCTCCATTATTGCATTAATTTTCAACCAGCGATTTGGCTGGGATGTGGTCCTTATGACCTTCATTTTGGATGGATTAATTGTTTTGGCTGGCGTGTTTGTGATTGGACCATTATATACGATGTACACCGTGATCGCCTTATTCATAGGAAAGGTAGCAAGCGATTATGTCTTGAGTGGTTTTGATGCAAAGAAAGCCGTCAATATTGTTTCCCTGAAAAGCTTAGAGATCCAAAAGAAAATAACCGAAGAGATGGGTTCAAGTGCTACGGTGTTTAAAGGTTATGGTGTATACACAGAAGAAGATAGAAAAGTGGTGTATGTGGTCCTGCGTTCACAGAGAATTTTATATTTAAAAAGATTGATTATGGAGATGGATCCGGAAGCATTTGTCGTGGTTCACAATGTCAAAGACGTTTTTGGCGGAACGTTCTTTGCCACACCTGCGATAGAACATACCATCGCGTTATCAAGTGAGACCAATGATGACGAAGGTGTTTATCAGGAGGATCCAAACGAATAG
- a CDS encoding BCCT family transporter yields the protein MCILFDAYFEFALEVIYNAFGWVLLTAVFVFIVFCVYVAFSKFGKIKLGDDSDEPEFRKITWIAMLFSAAIGIALVFFGVAEPVLYYVDPPYGEGYTESAATTAMQFVYLHWGISAWACYAVVGAALAYCKYRKKLPATLSAVFYPLIGDGIYGPVGKIIDIFVVLAVVVGISSSLGFGVLQINSGMAYEWGLPNTFSIQLIMIAVITVIYLLSAATGLKRGLKYLANTNFILALILVVFLLVFASTSNIFQIFFQGISDYTNNLLGMSFRMDPYGDGGWISSWTLFYFGWWIAWAPFVGVFVARVSKGRTLREFMMGALFIPVLVCFFWFAVLGGSALDLIHNQGHVALAEVVAADETVALFEFLSYFPFSSVMSVLAMVLIFIFFITAADSAMFVIGMMNEYGIENPSNRIKIIWGIVISGVAAILTFTGGIQGFESALVATSLPMSIIMLLMCVCLYKMLHADYHQQETSKD from the coding sequence ATGTGTATTCTATTTGACGCTTACTTTGAGTTCGCATTAGAAGTTATTTATAACGCATTTGGTTGGGTGCTATTAACGGCTGTTTTTGTTTTTATCGTGTTTTGTGTTTACGTTGCATTCTCCAAATTTGGGAAAATAAAATTAGGCGATGATTCGGATGAACCTGAATTTCGAAAAATAACTTGGATTGCTATGCTCTTTAGTGCAGCTATCGGGATAGCTTTAGTGTTTTTCGGGGTGGCAGAGCCGGTGCTATATTATGTGGATCCTCCATACGGAGAAGGCTACACAGAAAGTGCAGCCACAACGGCCATGCAATTTGTTTATTTACATTGGGGGATCTCCGCTTGGGCTTGCTATGCTGTAGTCGGAGCAGCTTTAGCTTATTGCAAATACCGGAAAAAACTCCCGGCAACACTGAGTGCTGTCTTTTATCCCCTCATCGGGGATGGCATTTACGGACCCGTGGGAAAAATTATAGACATCTTTGTTGTTTTAGCTGTTGTTGTGGGGATTTCATCGTCTTTAGGGTTCGGGGTCCTGCAAATCAATAGTGGCATGGCGTACGAATGGGGGCTTCCAAATACATTTAGCATACAACTCATCATGATTGCAGTGATTACGGTGATTTACTTATTATCTGCCGCGACAGGACTTAAACGTGGGCTTAAATACCTCGCTAATACAAACTTTATCTTGGCGCTGATTCTTGTGGTATTTTTATTGGTCTTCGCTTCCACATCCAACATTTTTCAAATCTTTTTCCAAGGCATTAGCGACTATACGAACAATTTATTAGGCATGTCTTTTCGCATGGATCCCTACGGCGATGGGGGATGGATTTCCTCCTGGACCCTCTTTTATTTTGGTTGGTGGATTGCTTGGGCTCCCTTCGTTGGCGTTTTTGTCGCGCGTGTGTCTAAGGGGAGAACCTTACGGGAATTTATGATGGGCGCGTTATTCATTCCTGTCCTTGTATGCTTCTTTTGGTTCGCTGTTTTAGGGGGATCTGCGCTTGATCTCATCCATAATCAAGGCCATGTAGCCTTAGCTGAAGTTGTAGCAGCCGATGAGACTGTCGCGCTTTTTGAGTTTCTCAGCTATTTTCCCTTTAGCAGTGTGATGAGCGTTTTAGCTATGGTGTTAATTTTCATCTTCTTTATCACCGCAGCAGATTCCGCGATGTTTGTGATCGGGATGATGAATGAGTATGGCATTGAAAACCCATCTAACCGAATTAAAATCATATGGGGTATCGTGATTTCCGGCGTTGCTGCCATATTGACCTTTACGGGGGGGATACAAGGGTTTGAATCTGCCTTGGTGGCTACCTCCCTCCCGATGTCTATCATTATGCTATTGATGTGTGTGTGTCTGTATAAAATGTTGCATGCGGATTATCATCAACAAGAAACAAGTAAGGATTAA
- the tnpA gene encoding IS66 family insertion sequence element accessory protein TnpA, with amino-acid sequence MIAGGYVMTLKDKRIEWKARYDAWKESGQRVAEWCREQDINVNQMYYWVQRFKDDKISSEPDSTQWLTVQVDDDDPIPSGGSEPIFIHYGAISVEVRPGAHVGLLSDIIHVLRSQC; translated from the coding sequence ATGATTGCGGGAGGTTATGTGATGACGCTGAAAGACAAGAGAATCGAGTGGAAAGCTCGGTATGATGCCTGGAAAGAAAGCGGACAACGTGTGGCCGAATGGTGTCGTGAGCAGGACATCAACGTCAATCAAATGTATTATTGGGTCCAGCGATTCAAGGATGACAAGATATCATCGGAACCGGATTCAACCCAATGGCTGACGGTCCAAGTCGACGATGATGATCCTATACCTTCCGGAGGATCGGAACCTATCTTTATTCACTACGGTGCCATCTCCGTCGAAGTAAGGCCGGGCGCCCATGTTGGGTTATTATCCGATATCATTCATGTGTTGCGAAGCCAATGTTGA
- the tnpB gene encoding IS66 family insertion sequence element accessory protein TnpB (TnpB, as the term is used for proteins encoded by IS66 family insertion elements, is considered an accessory protein, since TnpC, encoded by a neighboring gene, is a DDE family transposase.), translating to MLNVSFERVYLARGNTDLRKSIDGLAVIVQQCFDLDPFSPCLFVFCNRKRDKLKILQWEHNGFWLHYRRLENGTFHWPSETETAPMTISPRQLRWLLDGLPIEQRQAHREVKARTIL from the coding sequence ATGTTGAATGTATCATTCGAGCGCGTGTACCTGGCTCGGGGAAACACGGATCTTCGCAAATCGATCGACGGTCTGGCCGTTATTGTCCAACAATGCTTTGATCTCGATCCTTTTTCCCCTTGTCTGTTCGTGTTTTGTAATCGGAAACGTGACAAGTTGAAAATCCTGCAGTGGGAGCACAACGGCTTTTGGCTCCATTACCGCAGGTTGGAAAATGGCACATTCCATTGGCCATCGGAAACAGAAACGGCACCCATGACCATCAGTCCGCGCCAACTTCGGTGGCTGCTGGATGGTTTGCCCATCGAGCAGAGGCAGGCCCATCGGGAGGTCAAAGCGCGTACCATTCTATAG
- a CDS encoding acetyl-CoA C-acetyltransferase has protein sequence MSYREVVIASAVRTPTGSFLGSLKDVSAPELGSITIKEALARAGIEEKQVHEVILGHVLQAGLGQNTARQAAMKAGIPETTPSMTINKVCGSGLKAIHLAAQSIMVGDQDIVIAGGMENMSQAPYVLPGVRDGYRMGHQTVVDSMINDGLWCAFNDYHMGVTAENVCQSYELTREELDEFAVESQRKAAEAIQTGRFNEEIVRVSVPQRKGDPVLFEQDEGIKPNATKDKLAGLRPAFQKEGAVTAGNTSGINDGAAALVILSKEKADQLGIELLAAIRSNASGGVDPKIMGMGPVSATKRALEKIELTMEDINLVEANEAFASQSLAVGRELNFNHDLLNVNGGAIALGHPIGASGARILVTLLHELKKRNERYGLATLCIGGGQGVATIVER, from the coding sequence GTGTCCTATCGGGAAGTTGTGATCGCAAGCGCAGTTCGAACACCCACTGGATCTTTTTTGGGGAGTTTAAAGGACGTATCTGCTCCTGAACTGGGATCCATTACGATCAAAGAAGCGTTAGCACGCGCAGGAATCGAAGAAAAACAAGTGCATGAAGTCATTCTGGGTCATGTGCTACAGGCAGGACTGGGGCAAAACACGGCTCGCCAAGCCGCCATGAAAGCCGGAATACCTGAGACGACCCCATCGATGACCATTAATAAAGTTTGTGGCTCCGGACTTAAAGCTATTCATCTTGCGGCACAATCCATCATGGTGGGGGACCAGGATATTGTGATCGCCGGTGGCATGGAAAACATGAGCCAAGCTCCTTACGTGTTACCAGGAGTGAGGGATGGATACCGTATGGGTCATCAGACGGTGGTAGACAGCATGATCAACGACGGTCTTTGGTGTGCATTCAACGATTATCACATGGGGGTCACGGCTGAAAATGTGTGCCAGTCTTATGAGTTAACGAGAGAGGAATTGGATGAATTTGCAGTCGAAAGCCAACGGAAAGCAGCCGAAGCGATACAAACGGGGCGATTTAATGAGGAGATCGTTCGGGTATCCGTGCCCCAGCGAAAAGGTGATCCTGTTTTATTTGAACAAGATGAAGGGATCAAACCGAATGCGACAAAAGACAAGCTTGCTGGGTTACGCCCTGCGTTTCAAAAAGAAGGTGCAGTTACAGCCGGGAATACATCGGGCATTAACGATGGTGCAGCTGCGCTTGTCATCCTTAGTAAAGAAAAAGCAGATCAACTCGGGATAGAGCTGTTAGCCGCCATCCGTTCAAATGCCAGTGGTGGTGTTGACCCCAAAATCATGGGGATGGGCCCTGTCTCAGCAACAAAGCGAGCACTTGAAAAGATTGAGCTGACAATGGAAGATATCAACCTTGTTGAAGCGAATGAAGCCTTTGCCTCCCAATCGCTGGCCGTCGGTCGGGAACTGAACTTTAACCATGACCTATTAAATGTGAATGGAGGAGCCATCGCACTTGGCCACCCCATTGGCGCTAGCGGGGCTCGCATTCTCGTGACCCTCTTACACGAGCTAAAAAAGCGAAACGAGCGTTATGGTCTCGCTACGCTCTGTATCGGCGGGGGTCAAGGAGTAGCCACAATCGTTGAGCGATAA
- a CDS encoding CoA transferase subunit A gives MNKILSSFEEAVKDIYDEATILVGGFGLVGIPENLIIALRNSGAKNLTIISNNCGVDDWGLGLLLQNKQIKKMIGSYVGENKEFERQVMANELEYELVPQGSLAERIRAGGAGIPAFYTPAGVGTPIAEGGEVRSFNGKDYMLQTAMTADFGLVRAAKGDHMGNLIYNKTARNFNPLIAAAGKVTIAEVEELVEPGELDPDHIHTPGIYVQQTIEGKQEKRVERLTTRSSAKG, from the coding sequence TTGAACAAAATATTGTCTTCTTTTGAAGAAGCGGTCAAAGATATTTATGACGAAGCAACCATACTTGTCGGAGGTTTTGGACTTGTTGGAATCCCTGAAAATTTAATTATTGCATTGAGGAATTCCGGTGCGAAAAATTTAACCATCATCTCTAATAATTGCGGCGTGGATGATTGGGGGTTGGGGTTACTTTTGCAAAACAAACAGATCAAAAAAATGATCGGTTCCTATGTCGGAGAAAACAAAGAGTTTGAACGCCAAGTGATGGCGAATGAACTCGAATATGAATTGGTACCTCAAGGATCCCTTGCTGAGCGTATCCGTGCAGGTGGTGCCGGTATTCCGGCCTTTTATACGCCTGCAGGCGTGGGAACGCCTATTGCAGAAGGAGGTGAAGTCCGGTCGTTCAACGGAAAAGACTATATGCTTCAAACAGCAATGACTGCGGATTTCGGGCTTGTTCGAGCTGCAAAAGGGGATCATATGGGTAATTTGATTTATAACAAAACAGCCCGTAACTTTAATCCACTCATTGCCGCTGCCGGCAAAGTCACGATTGCAGAAGTCGAGGAACTTGTGGAGCCTGGAGAGTTAGATCCGGATCACATTCACACTCCGGGCATTTATGTGCAGCAAACAATCGAGGGGAAGCAGGAAAAACGGGTGGAACGTCTCACAACAAGATCATCGGCGAAAGGATGA
- a CDS encoding 3-oxoacid CoA-transferase subunit B: MGQQDIREKIAKRAEKELKDGDYANLGIGMPTLVANYISQHKRLMLQSENGLLGIGPYPAEDQVDPDLINAGKETVTESQGTSYFDNAESFGMIRGGHIDVAVLGGMEVSSNGDLANWMIPGKTVKGMGGAMDIVHGAQRVIIIMNHLNKNGDPKIVNTCSLPLTGAEVVTKIITDCAVIEVTPKGLMLTEIAEGYTVEDIKKMTEPDLVVSEAVKLEAY, translated from the coding sequence ATGGGGCAGCAAGACATAAGAGAAAAGATTGCGAAACGGGCAGAAAAAGAATTAAAAGATGGAGATTACGCCAATCTAGGTATTGGGATGCCCACACTTGTAGCTAATTATATCTCTCAACACAAAAGGTTAATGTTGCAATCTGAAAATGGCTTACTTGGCATCGGGCCCTACCCGGCGGAAGATCAGGTGGACCCTGATTTAATTAATGCAGGAAAAGAAACAGTGACCGAAAGTCAAGGAACGTCTTACTTTGACAATGCGGAGTCATTTGGAATGATTCGTGGCGGCCATATAGATGTCGCGGTCTTAGGGGGAATGGAAGTATCCAGCAACGGAGACCTTGCCAATTGGATGATTCCCGGAAAAACAGTGAAAGGGATGGGCGGGGCGATGGATATTGTTCATGGTGCTCAACGAGTGATTATCATCATGAATCATCTGAATAAAAACGGAGACCCAAAAATCGTCAATACGTGCAGCCTGCCCTTAACTGGAGCCGAGGTGGTAACAAAAATCATTACGGATTGTGCCGTCATTGAAGTGACACCCAAAGGCCTCATGCTTACTGAAATAGCGGAAGGATATACGGTCGAAGATATAAAGAAAATGACTGAACCAGATCTAGTCGTTAGCGAGGCTGTAAAACTGGAAGCATATTAA